The Deltaproteobacteria bacterium genome has a segment encoding these proteins:
- the moaA gene encoding GTP 3',8-cyclase MoaA, with amino-acid sequence MLQDQLHRPLRDLRISVTDRCNFRCTYCMPFDHYDWIHKREILTYEEICRTVRLAVPLGVRKIRLTGGEPLLRRDLPDLVRQLSGIEGIEDIALTTNGSRLSGMAGALRAAGLRRINVSIDSLDPERFRRVTKRGDLDDVLKGLFAAREAGLAPIKINAVIERGVNEEDILPLVEFGREHGFVIRFIEYMDVGTANAWRLERTVPKAEILERIGARYPLEPIGRGEGNAPAVDYAFRDGKGTVGIVASVTEPFCGTCSRGRLTADGRLVTCLFSRTGHDLKARLRSDAGDDDIRDWMAAVWAGRTDRFSADRLHAIQSPDGYDPEQHDKIEMITLGG; translated from the coding sequence GTGTTGCAGGACCAGCTTCATCGTCCCTTGCGGGACTTGCGGATCTCGGTGACGGACCGGTGCAACTTTCGTTGCACCTACTGCATGCCGTTCGACCACTACGACTGGATCCACAAGCGGGAGATCCTCACCTACGAGGAGATCTGCCGGACGGTGCGGCTGGCAGTGCCCCTCGGGGTGCGGAAGATCCGCTTGACCGGGGGGGAGCCGCTGCTGCGGCGCGACCTGCCGGATCTGGTGCGGCAACTCTCGGGCATCGAGGGCATCGAGGACATCGCGCTTACCACCAACGGCTCGCGCCTGAGCGGCATGGCCGGGGCGTTGCGGGCCGCCGGGCTGCGGCGCATCAACGTGAGCATCGACAGCCTCGACCCGGAACGGTTCCGGCGCGTCACCAAGCGGGGCGATCTCGACGACGTCCTGAAGGGGCTGTTCGCGGCCCGGGAAGCCGGGCTCGCACCCATCAAGATCAACGCGGTCATCGAGCGCGGCGTCAACGAGGAGGACATCCTCCCGCTGGTGGAGTTCGGGCGGGAGCACGGCTTCGTCATACGCTTCATCGAGTACATGGACGTGGGCACGGCCAACGCCTGGCGGCTGGAACGGACGGTGCCGAAGGCCGAGATCCTCGAACGCATCGGCGCGCGCTACCCGCTGGAGCCCATCGGCCGGGGCGAAGGCAACGCGCCCGCGGTGGACTATGCCTTCCGCGACGGCAAGGGCACGGTGGGCATCGTCGCGTCCGTGACCGAGCCGTTCTGCGGCACCTGCAGCCGCGGACGCCTGACCGCGGACGGCCGGCTGGTGACCTGCCTCTTTTCCCGAACCGGGCACGACCTCAAGGCGCGGCTTCGGAGCGACGCCGGCGATGACGATATCCGTGATTGGATGGCGGCCGTGTGGGCCGGCCGCACGGACCGCTTCTCGGCCGACCGTCTCCACGCCATCCAGTCGCCCGACGGCTACGATCCGGAACAACACGACAAGATCGAGATGATTACGCTGGGAGGCTGA
- a CDS encoding ornithine cyclodeaminase family protein: MLLINNETVEEILDMKGCIDALETGYRDLLAQRAVYRPRIDLYVPQEDPERMYRWGTMEGASRSFGVFAIRMKSDMLEWPEGRTVEKYCMEPGTYCGLVMVFSARNAEPLAIINDGIIQHMRVGACAGLAARYLAREDASVVGMLGSGGMAETYLRAFAEVRNLTEVKVYSPTPANREAYATRMSEMLGVPVTARDNVEEVVRGSDMVATCTDSVRVVVENPGWVEDGAFVTCVRSNEWDPGILDRCDVTVKLGRGTIHTLDEGMQRIAGYASYVAGTDDETTRIVNPGVDLFSGKHPLLTDLMGGTVQGRAKDSDVTFFLNDGTQGLQFASVAGYVVRKARELGAGREIPREWFTQDIRD, from the coding sequence ATGCTGCTCATCAACAACGAGACCGTAGAGGAAATCCTCGACATGAAGGGCTGCATCGACGCCCTGGAGACCGGCTACCGCGACCTGCTGGCGCAGCGCGCCGTGTACCGGCCGCGCATCGACCTTTACGTGCCGCAGGAAGATCCGGAGCGCATGTACCGTTGGGGCACCATGGAAGGGGCCTCGCGCTCCTTCGGTGTGTTTGCCATCCGCATGAAGTCGGACATGCTGGAGTGGCCGGAAGGCCGCACGGTGGAAAAGTACTGCATGGAGCCCGGCACCTACTGCGGCCTGGTGATGGTCTTCTCCGCGCGCAACGCCGAGCCCTTGGCCATCATCAACGACGGCATCATCCAGCACATGCGCGTGGGCGCCTGCGCGGGCCTGGCGGCGCGGTACTTGGCGCGGGAGGACGCCTCGGTGGTGGGGATGCTCGGTTCCGGCGGCATGGCGGAGACCTACCTGCGCGCGTTCGCCGAAGTGCGGAATCTCACCGAGGTCAAGGTCTACAGCCCGACCCCGGCCAACCGCGAGGCTTACGCGACGAGGATGAGCGAGATGCTGGGCGTGCCCGTGACCGCGCGGGACAACGTGGAGGAGGTGGTGCGGGGCTCGGACATGGTGGCCACCTGCACCGACTCGGTGCGGGTGGTGGTGGAGAACCCCGGCTGGGTGGAGGACGGCGCCTTCGTCACCTGCGTCCGCAGCAACGAGTGGGACCCCGGCATCCTCGACCGCTGCGACGTGACCGTGAAGCTCGGCCGCGGCACCATCCACACCCTCGACGAAGGCATGCAACGCATCGCCGGATACGCCTCCTACGTGGCCGGCACCGACGACGAAACCACGCGCATCGTGAACCCCGGCGTGGACCTGTTCTCGGGCAAGCACCCGCTGCTGACGGACCTCATGGGCGGCACGGTGCAGGGCCGCGCCAAGGACTCGGACGTGACGTTCTTCCTGAACGACGGCACCCAAGGCCTCCAGTTCGCCTCCGTGGCCGGCTACGTAGTGCGGAAGGCGCGGGAGCTGGGCGCCGGCCGGGAAATACCCAGGGAGTGGTTCACCCAGGATATTCGGGACTAG
- a CDS encoding metallophosphoesterase, which translates to MPAREVLIVHTSDLHLGADSILTDGASANVPVLRQVLSTARTHQADLVILAGDTFDHNRQKAPVIEEVAEVMAEYGLPIVILPGNHDPLTPDSVYRRAEFNHHGNVHVLGLTAERSDFPDLDLEVWGRPHVDYLDMMPLPEPPERRSRWQLAVAHGHYVEDKPDSDILLGSWLIRQENLTTSGADYIALGHWNRAVAVGDQQIPAYYSGSPTYAGTVNAIRLQSDGRVVVTQIPV; encoded by the coding sequence ATGCCTGCCCGTGAAGTCCTGATCGTCCACACCTCGGACCTGCATCTGGGGGCCGACAGCATCCTGACCGACGGCGCCTCGGCCAACGTGCCGGTGCTGCGACAGGTCCTGTCCACCGCCAGGACCCACCAGGCCGACCTCGTCATCCTGGCGGGCGATACCTTCGATCATAATCGCCAGAAGGCCCCGGTCATCGAGGAGGTGGCAGAGGTCATGGCCGAATACGGCCTGCCCATCGTCATCCTCCCCGGCAACCACGACCCCCTGACCCCGGATTCGGTCTACCGCAGGGCCGAGTTCAACCACCACGGCAACGTGCACGTGCTCGGCCTCACCGCGGAACGGAGCGACTTCCCTGACCTTGACCTCGAGGTGTGGGGCAGGCCCCATGTGGACTATCTCGACATGATGCCGCTGCCCGAGCCGCCGGAGCGCCGCAGCCGCTGGCAGTTGGCCGTGGCCCACGGCCACTACGTGGAGGACAAGCCCGACTCGGACATCCTCCTGGGCTCCTGGCTGATCCGCCAGGAAAACCTCACCACCAGCGGCGCCGACTACATCGCCCTCGGCCACTGGAACCGCGCCGTCGCCGTCGGCGACCAGCAGATCCCCGCCTACTACTCCGGCTCCCCCACCTACGCCGGCACCGTCAACGCCATCCGCCTCCAAAGCGACGGCCGGGTGGTGGTGACGCAGATACCGGTGTGA
- a CDS encoding isochorismatase family protein — protein sequence MANTWDDILTDRDKEVFALSGYGAKAGFGSRPAVLVIDVNYNFVGDRREPIQESVKRFRNSCGEEGWVGVDHIVTLLEEARKKHLPIFFTTGHGEEDSVAFGRWHGKNSRGTEDFDDLAKKGNEIVKEIAPEKGEVVVRKQKPSAFFGTPLMSMLNEVHADTVLVTGTTTSGCVRASVIDAFSYNYNVAVVEECTFDRGQSSHKVNLFDMHMKYADVVSLEETLDYVRGLPDNLYAPAL from the coding sequence ATGGCCAATACATGGGACGATATTCTGACCGACCGTGACAAGGAAGTGTTCGCGCTGTCGGGCTACGGCGCCAAGGCCGGGTTCGGGTCGAGGCCGGCGGTGCTGGTGATCGACGTGAACTACAACTTCGTCGGCGACCGGCGGGAGCCCATCCAGGAGTCGGTCAAGCGCTTCCGCAACAGTTGCGGCGAGGAAGGCTGGGTCGGCGTGGACCACATCGTGACCCTGCTGGAGGAAGCCAGGAAGAAGCACCTGCCGATCTTCTTCACCACCGGCCACGGCGAGGAGGACTCCGTCGCCTTCGGCCGCTGGCACGGCAAGAACTCGCGCGGCACCGAGGACTTCGACGATCTGGCCAAGAAAGGCAACGAGATCGTCAAGGAGATCGCGCCCGAGAAGGGCGAGGTGGTGGTGCGCAAGCAGAAGCCCAGCGCCTTCTTCGGCACCCCGCTCATGAGCATGCTGAACGAGGTGCACGCGGACACCGTGCTGGTGACCGGGACCACCACCAGCGGCTGCGTCCGGGCGTCGGTGATCGATGCGTTTTCGTACAACTACAACGTCGCGGTGGTGGAGGAATGCACCTTCGACCGCGGCCAGTCGTCGCACAAGGTCAACCTCTTCGACATGCACATGAAGTACGCCGACGTCGTGTCGCTGGAGGAGACGCTCGACTACGTCCGGGGCCTGCCGGACAACCTGTACGCTCCCGCGCTCTAG
- a CDS encoding molybdopterin-binding protein, with amino-acid sequence MLKVIPVEEAVGLRLAHDITEIIPGGHKGPRFRRGHLIAEEDVPRLLDVGKAHIYIMDLAPDELHEEDAAKRLAQAAAGDGLTLTDPSEGRVNLVAAHDGMLEVDEELLFRFNELGDLILATLPSGEFVREGTVVGGTRTIPILVKEDLVARAEALCRDRSVVSVATMPAKKVYLLVTGSEVFTGRIKDGFEPAVRQKVEGMGSTLEPATLAPDDPDVIAVHIKDFAAQGAEVILVSGGMSVDPDDLTPEGIRRSGADVISHGFPVLPGSMFLMSYLGDIPVLGLSGCVLHDPVTAFDFMLPKLLAGNRVTREDILRMGHGGLQKKHGHHHH; translated from the coding sequence ATGCTCAAGGTTATTCCAGTTGAAGAGGCGGTGGGCCTGAGGTTGGCCCACGACATCACCGAGATCATTCCGGGCGGGCACAAGGGTCCGCGGTTCAGGCGGGGACACCTCATCGCCGAGGAGGACGTGCCGCGGTTGCTGGACGTGGGCAAGGCGCACATCTACATCATGGATTTGGCGCCGGATGAACTGCACGAGGAGGACGCCGCCAAACGCCTGGCGCAAGCCGCAGCCGGTGACGGCCTCACCCTGACCGACCCGAGCGAGGGCCGGGTGAACCTGGTGGCGGCGCACGACGGGATGCTGGAGGTGGACGAAGAGCTGCTGTTCCGTTTCAACGAGCTGGGGGACCTCATCCTGGCCACCCTCCCCTCGGGCGAGTTCGTCAGGGAAGGGACCGTGGTGGGCGGCACCCGCACCATCCCGATCCTGGTGAAGGAAGACTTGGTGGCGCGGGCCGAGGCCCTGTGCCGGGACCGGTCCGTAGTCTCGGTCGCGACCATGCCCGCGAAGAAGGTCTACCTGCTGGTGACCGGCAGCGAGGTCTTCACCGGCCGTATCAAGGACGGCTTCGAGCCGGCGGTGCGGCAGAAGGTGGAAGGCATGGGCTCGACCCTGGAGCCTGCCACCCTGGCCCCGGACGACCCCGACGTTATCGCCGTCCACATCAAGGACTTCGCCGCCCAGGGCGCCGAGGTGATCCTGGTGAGCGGCGGCATGTCCGTTGACCCCGACGACCTCACCCCCGAGGGCATTCGCCGGAGCGGGGCCGACGTCATCTCACACGGCTTCCCCGTGCTGCCGGGCTCCATGTTCCTGATGAGCTACCTCGGAGACATCCCGGTCCTCGGCCTGTCCGGCTGCGTCCTCCACGACCCGGTCACGGCCTTCGACTTCATGCTGCCGAAGCTCCTCGCCGGCAATCGCGTGACACGCGAAGACATCCTGCGCATGGGGCACGGCGGGCTGCAGAAGAAGCACGGGCACCACCACCACTGA
- the hslV gene encoding ATP-dependent protease subunit HslV, protein MTMFHGTTILAVRHGGKIVVAGDGQVSLGGTAVKHTARKVRKLYGDRVIAGFAGATADAFTLFEKFEGKLEQHGGVFKRAAVELAKEWRTDRMLRRLEALMIVADVEASLLVSGNGDVVEPDDGVVAVGSGGNYALAAARALVQHSSLDARAIAEEAMKVAATICVYTNGNLTIEELP, encoded by the coding sequence TTGACGATGTTTCACGGAACCACCATTCTCGCCGTGCGTCACGGCGGCAAGATCGTAGTCGCGGGCGACGGACAGGTGAGCCTCGGCGGCACGGCCGTGAAGCACACCGCGCGCAAGGTTCGGAAGCTCTACGGCGACCGGGTCATCGCCGGGTTCGCGGGCGCCACCGCGGACGCGTTTACCCTGTTCGAGAAGTTCGAGGGAAAGCTCGAGCAGCACGGCGGGGTGTTCAAGCGCGCGGCGGTGGAGCTGGCCAAGGAGTGGCGCACGGACCGGATGCTGCGGCGGTTGGAAGCGCTGATGATCGTGGCCGATGTCGAGGCGTCGCTGTTGGTGTCGGGCAACGGCGACGTGGTGGAACCGGATGACGGCGTCGTCGCGGTCGGGTCCGGGGGGAATTACGCGCTGGCGGCGGCGCGTGCCCTGGTCCAGCACAGCTCGCTCGATGCCCGCGCCATCGCCGAGGAGGCCATGAAGGTGGCGGCGACGATCTGTGTCTATACCAACGGCAATCTGACCATCGAGGAACTGCCCTGA
- a CDS encoding thiamine pyrophosphate-dependent enzyme — MAKANRVDLTERDYKGAESTMCRGCGHDAISASIMRAFFASSVDPRNVIKMSGIGCSSKTPNYFMNQAFGINAVHGRMASVATGANVGNHGMIPLGISGDGDTSAIGLGNFCHMMRRNVNITYVIENNGVYGLTKGQFSATADEGTVMKGGKINDMPAIDLCELAITLGATYVGRSFSGDRKQLAPLIQGAVAHKGTAILDVLSPCVTFNDHSGSTKSLKYIREHLDPLHDIDFIPPYENIEVDYEEGTDQEVTMHDGSRITLHKLGRNYDPTNRMQAVNALHAAVAEHKFLTGLIYLNEERAEFVDDLNLCDTPLAYLTQEQVQPPPSRLDEINAELRK, encoded by the coding sequence ATGGCAAAAGCAAATCGCGTCGATCTGACCGAAAGGGATTACAAGGGGGCGGAATCCACCATGTGCCGCGGCTGCGGCCATGACGCCATTTCCGCGTCCATCATGCGCGCGTTCTTCGCCAGCAGCGTGGACCCGCGCAACGTCATCAAGATGAGCGGCATCGGCTGCTCGTCCAAGACGCCGAACTATTTCATGAACCAGGCGTTCGGCATCAACGCCGTGCATGGCCGCATGGCCTCGGTGGCCACCGGCGCCAACGTCGGCAACCACGGCATGATCCCGCTGGGCATTTCCGGTGACGGCGACACCTCGGCCATCGGGCTCGGCAACTTCTGCCACATGATGCGCCGTAACGTGAACATCACCTACGTCATCGAGAACAACGGCGTTTACGGGCTCACCAAGGGCCAGTTCTCCGCCACCGCGGACGAGGGCACGGTGATGAAGGGCGGCAAGATCAACGACATGCCCGCCATCGACCTGTGCGAGCTGGCCATCACCCTGGGCGCCACCTACGTCGGCCGGAGCTTTTCCGGCGACCGCAAGCAGCTCGCGCCGCTGATCCAGGGCGCGGTGGCCCACAAGGGGACCGCCATCCTGGACGTGCTGAGCCCCTGCGTGACTTTCAACGACCATTCCGGCTCCACCAAGAGCCTCAAGTACATCCGCGAGCACCTGGACCCGCTCCACGACATCGACTTCATCCCGCCCTACGAGAACATCGAGGTGGACTACGAGGAAGGGACCGACCAGGAAGTCACCATGCACGACGGCTCGCGCATCACGCTGCACAAGCTCGGCCGCAACTACGACCCCACCAACCGGATGCAGGCCGTGAACGCGCTGCACGCCGCGGTCGCCGAGCACAAGTTCCTCACCGGGCTCATCTACCTGAACGAGGAGCGCGCGGAGTTCGTCGACGACCTCAACCTGTGCGACACGCCGCTGGCCTACCTCACCCAGGAACAGGTGCAGCCGCCGCCGAGCCGGCTCGACGAGATCAACGCGGAACTGAGGAAATAG
- a CDS encoding tyrosine-type recombinase/integrase: MSEIARHIEGFGDYLRDQARFSPHSVKGYLTDVEGFRRYLEENGLDTGGDGDAALRSVNTRWIRGYLKTLHDTRKKSTIGRKLAALKGFFRYLLREGVIDRDPLVGFSNPKQEAPLVTFLSVDEAFRVLGCLPDEGILPARDRAIMEVLYSSGVRVSELVGLDWRDVDFSLGVLKVFGKGSKERIVPVGEVALKALRDYAAHQRERWERTARGEEPVFLNNLGSRITTRSVARIVDKYLRLAGIPVRMGPHGLRHTFATHLLNAGADLRSIQELLGHASLSTTQRYTHVNLDQLTAVYDRAHPRA, translated from the coding sequence ATGAGCGAGATCGCACGGCACATCGAAGGGTTCGGCGACTACCTGCGCGACCAGGCGCGCTTCTCTCCGCACTCGGTCAAGGGCTACCTGACCGACGTGGAGGGTTTCCGCCGGTACCTGGAAGAGAACGGCCTGGACACCGGGGGTGATGGCGACGCCGCCCTGCGCTCGGTGAACACCCGCTGGATCCGGGGTTACCTCAAGACCCTCCACGACACCCGCAAGAAGAGCACCATCGGTCGCAAGCTCGCGGCCCTGAAGGGGTTTTTCCGCTATCTCCTGCGCGAGGGCGTCATCGACCGGGACCCGCTGGTGGGGTTCTCCAACCCCAAGCAGGAGGCGCCGCTGGTGACGTTTCTGTCCGTGGACGAGGCGTTCCGGGTGTTGGGCTGCCTGCCCGACGAGGGCATCCTCCCGGCCCGCGACCGCGCCATCATGGAGGTGCTGTACTCTTCCGGCGTTCGGGTGAGTGAGTTGGTGGGGCTCGACTGGCGCGACGTGGACTTCTCCCTGGGCGTGCTCAAGGTGTTCGGCAAGGGGTCCAAGGAGCGCATCGTGCCGGTGGGGGAGGTGGCGCTGAAGGCCCTCCGCGATTACGCGGCCCATCAGCGGGAGCGCTGGGAACGCACCGCGCGCGGGGAAGAGCCGGTCTTCCTCAACAATCTCGGCAGCCGCATCACCACCCGCAGCGTCGCGCGCATCGTCGACAAGTACCTGCGGCTCGCCGGCATTCCCGTGCGCATGGGCCCCCACGGCTTGCGCCACACCTTCGCCACGCACCTCCTGAACGCCGGCGCCGACCTGCGTTCGATCCAGGAACTGCTGGGCCACGCAAGCCTCTCCACCACCCAGCGCTACACCCACGTCAACCTCGACCAGCTCACCGCCGTCTACGACCGCGCCCATCCGCGGGCGTGA